A window of Candidatus Hydrogenedentota bacterium genomic DNA:
ACGAGTTTGTTCACTCCATCATTGAGAAGCGCCAGCCGCTGGTTAACATCAAGTGGGCGCTGGACATGACGGTGGGCGGTATCGTGGCGCACCAGTCGGCGATGAAGGACGGGGAGTTGCTGAAGATTCCGCAATTTGCGTGACAGGACGGATTAGACCGACAGGACGGATGGGATCGCCGGGCAATAACCGGCGGTCCCCTTTCTTATCAGAAGCAGGGCCTGCGCAGCCTCGCTGTGTTTGATTCAACCTTGTTGCTGCGCCTATCATGCCCTTTGCAATCGCACTCAACCCCAAGGAGTTTTCCATGAAATCAATTCTCGGCGTATGCCTCGCCGCTGTGGCCGCGGTGGCGGCGCCCGTTTTGGCGGATGACATCAAGGTCGGCATCATCGGGCTGGACACGTCCCACGTGATCGCCTTCACCAAGCTGCTGAACGATACGACGAATCCCGCGTATATCCCCGGCGCGAAAGTGGTCGCGGCGTTTAAGGGCGGCAGCCCCGATATCGAATCGAGCCATTCGCGGGTGGAAGGCTACACGGCGGAGTTGGAAAAAGACTTCGGCGTGAAGATTGTTCCGACCATCGAAGAACTCTGCACGCTGGTGGACGCCGTGCTGCTGGAGAGCGTGGACGGGCGCCCCCACCTGGAGCAGGTGAAGCCCGTCTTTGCCGCCGGGAAGCCGGTGTTTATCGACAAGCCCGTCGCTGGTTCCCTGAAGGACGCCATCGAGATTTACAACCTCGGCAAGAAGCACAATGTGAAGTGGTTCAGTTCGTCGTCCTACCGCTACTACGACTCCATGGTCGCGCTGATGAAGGAAGACGTGGGCACGATTCGCGGCGCGATTTCCTATGGGCCCAGCACGCTGGAGCCGACCCACCCGGATCTCTTCTGGTATGGCGTTCATGCGATGGAGGCGCTCTATACGGCGCTGGGCACGGGCTGCGTCAGCGTCGTGCGCACGTCCACGTCCGACACGGATGTGGTGACGGGTGTGTGGGCCGATGGCAAGGTGGGCACCTTCCGGGGCCTGCGCAACCAGGCCTCGCCCCACCAGGTGATCCTCTTCGGCACGAACAAGGTCGCCTCGCAGAATGGCAGCGGGGACTATGCGCCGCTGGTCCGCGAGATCGTGAAATTTTTCCAGACCGGCGTGGTGCCCATTGACCCGAAGGAGACCATCGAGCTCTTCGCGTTCATGGAAGCGGCCGACGAGAGCAAACGGCGCGGCGGCGCTCCCGTGACGCTGGAGGAGGTGATGAAGGCGAATGGCGGGCCGATTGAGTAAATCCTGGGCGTCGCTTCGTTGCTTTTTGTGACGGTCGTGCTACGGCGGGGTCGCGGTGTATCTCCCTGGCTGTGATGATTCCGATGGGGGGCGCGAGGGTGACCCCCTATAAGATAGGATCCCGCTTCGCTCGCGCCCACCACGGCGGGTCTTCGACCTGGGCTACGATATGCCGTCCCTGCGGGACTAAAACCCAACGTGGCTTTACATTCAATCCACTGCGGCCCCTTTCAGGGGCCTTCCGCATACCACCGGTTCTACCGGTGGTTACTGATTCCAAATGTACTTGTCCAGCATGCCTGCGGAACAAGGATCTCGGACATTCATGTCTGAGGCATATTGGCCGCTGTTCTGGACACGCTCTTGAAACTTGCAGGAATGCTTGACGCAATTGCGTCATGATTTCGGCAATTAAGAGACGCCCGACTCGCGCTTCGTGCCATTCAATACCAACGTGGGCTCTGCCTCGGACAGGAATGTCCGAGATCCTGTGTGTCGCCCTTTCAGGGCTGGTTATTTATATTGGTCTTACCCAGGGCGTTGCCCTGGGCTATGCTGTGTTGCCCCTTCGGGGCGGAAGAGGGCGGCTATGCTGGAGCGTCATGTTGCGGGGTTGGGGAATTATGAATTATGAATTGTGAATTGTGAATTATGAATTGTGAATTGTGGACGGCAGGGATTCGCCAGCGCTCCCAGCTTTGCGTGTGGGATTTTCTTGCGCTGGGTGGCGACGTTGGACGGCAGGATAGCCGCGCGGGTCTGATGGTGCTTTTGTGTGGGGGGGGCTTTGGGGTGACCGGCGGTGTGTCGCGCTTCTCCTGGTGTCGTGGCGCTGCTGTCCTTTAGAAGCCTACGGACATGTACCAGCGGATGCCTTCTTTTTCGAAGCGGGCGAGGACGAATTCGTATTCGCGGAGTTCGCGGATGGCTTCGTCCTGGGCGTTGAGGGTTTCGGGGTGGGTTTCGAGGTGCTGGGCGAGGGCGCGGACGGTTTTGAGTCCGGCGGCGGCGGTGAACCAGGAGAGGGCGGGGAGGTTGGGGAGGGCGTAGCCTTCGTAGCGGAGGTGTCCGGTGAGGGCGTCGGTGTCCTGGCTGAGGAAGCTGGAGAGGGGTGCGACGCCGAGGGATTTGCAGAGGGCGTTGAGGGTGTCTTCGTCGGACTGGGCGAGGGATACGCCGGGGCCGTAGTGGTCGAAGCCTTCGATTTCTCGTTCGGGGACGATGTAGAGCGCGGGGCCGTCGGGGGTGTAGTTTTCGAGGTGTTGCTGCATGCCGATTACTCCCGCTTGCGCGTTTGGGCGCTAGCCTTGGATACGTTTTTCTTTGCCTTCCCAGTCCTTTTCGCGCAACCGGAATTTTTGGATTTTGCCTGTGCTGGTTTTCGGCAGGGGGCCGAAGACGACCGTGGTCGGGGCCTTGTAGTGGGCGATGTGCTCGCGGCAGAAGGCGATGAGGGCGTCCTGGGTGAGTTCTTTGCCTGTTTTGAGGGTGACGTAGGCCTTGGGTGTCTCGCCCCATTTTTCGTGTGGGGCGCCGACTACGGCACATTCTAGCACAAACGGGTGCCTGTATAGGACTTGTTCCACTTCGATGGAGGAAATGTTTTCGCCGCCGGAGATAATGACGTCTTTGCTGCGGTCTCTGAGCTCGATGTAACCGTCGGGATGCATGACGCCGACGTCACCACTATGGAACCATCCGCCGCGGAAGGCGGTGGCGGTGGCTTCGGGGTCGTTCCAGTAGCCTTTCATGACCATGTTGCCTTGCATGACGACTTCGCCGAGGGTCTCTCCGTCGGGGGGGACGTCGTTCATGTGTTCGTCGACGACGCGGGTGGGGCCGCCGATGGCGTAGCCCACGCCTTGTCGGGCGAGGAGTCGTCCCTGGGCCTGGAAGGAGAGGGTGCGCCATTGGGGTTGCCAGGCGCAGACGGTGAAGGGTCCGTAGGTCTCGGTGAGTCCGTAGAGGTGGAGGATGTGGGCGCCCATTTCGGTGAGGGTCTGGATGATGGTGGGCGAGGGGGGCGCGCCGGCGGTGCAGATGGTGACGGGGTGCTGGAAACGGTTGGGGGCGTCGGGGTGATTGACAAGCGCAATCATGACGACGGGGGCGCCGTTGAAGTGGGTGACGCCTTCTTGCTGGATGAGCTTCCAGGCGGCGCCGGGCTCAAATTTTCGATGGCAGACGTGGGTGGCGCCGATGGCGGTGACGCCCCAGGTGAAGCACCAGCCGTTACAGTGGAACATGGGGAGAGACCAGAGGTAGCAGGAATCGGGCGTCATGGCGGTTTCGATGATTTCGCCCCAGGCGTTGATGCAGGCCCCGCGGTGGGTATAGGTGACGCCTTTGGGGCGTCCGGTGGTGCCGCTGGTGTAGTTGATGGTGATTTCTTCGTATTCGTCTTCCACCACCCAGGGGACGGGATCGGGGGCACCGGTGGCGAGGAAGTCTTCGTAGTCCTGGGTGTCGGGGATGGGGAAGGCGGGGTCGTCGGCTACGTGGATGAGGTGGCGCAGGCCGGGGAGGTTTTCGCGGATGCCGGCGACGAGGGGGTAGAACTCGGTGTCGACGAGGAGGACTTTCGCGCCGGAATGCTCGAGGATGTATTGGATTTCGGCGGGGGCGAGGCGGTAGTTGACGGGGACGATGATGCCGCCGGCGAGGAGTATGCCGAAGTGGGCCTCGAGCATGGCGGGGATGTTGGGGAGGAGGCAGGCGACGCGTTCGCCTTTGTGGAGGCCGAGTTTTCGAAGGGCGGAGGCCTGTCGGTTTATGCGGTTGCCAAATTCGCGGTAGGTGTAGCGCTGGTCGCCGTGGATGACGGCGATCTTGTCGGGGTAGACGGCGCTGCTGCGCTCGATGAACATGAGGGGGGTGAGAAGGTTGCTGTAGACGTGCTTGTGCTCTTCCATCATGGGGCGGGTGCTCTCTCGGTTGCCTTGCTGTTGCCGGAGGGGAAGTATAACGGATGGGACGGGCGGGGCCAAGGGGAAGTTGGCTGGGAGCGAGGAGCGTTAAGGGACGTAAGGGACTTAAGGGACGTAAGGGACGTAAGGGACGTAAGGGACGTAAGGGACGTAAGGGACGTAAGGGACGGAAGGGACGGAAGGGACGGAAGGGACGGAAGGGACGGAAGGGACGGAGGGGACGGAGGGGACGGAAGGAACAAACGAATTGTGCAACGTAGTGGCACAATAAAATGGGGGGCTGGAAAGCCCCCCCTCCCGTGATTACACCTTCAAAAGCGCCTTGGCTTCTTCGAAGCCTGGTGCGGGGTGGCCGTATTCGCTGGCGGTTACTCTTGCGAGGGCGACGAGTTGACCCCAGCGGTAGGCCGGGCGGGTGGCGTCGAACTCGGCTCCGGCAGTGCGGAAGTATTTCTCGGCGTGGAGGGCGCCGTCTTCGCTGGTGGCGAATTTGCGCATGAGATCGAAGACGGGTCCAGGCGCGTGGCCCAACTGGCCGTAGCGCGCGACGGCGGCGGCGGTCTGATCCTGATCTTTGGCGAGTATGCAGGCCTCGGCCTCGGCCAGCAGGGCTTCGGGCTGATCGGCTTTGACTTTTTCGAGCTGTTCGGCGAAGGGGAAGGGCTCGGCGTTGGAGCGTTCGCTTTGTCCGGCGGTGTGAAAGGCCCCGACGATGAGGCTGGCGGTGGCGTTGCGGGCGTCGCTTACGCGGACGATGTTGCGCCACGCGTTTGCGGCGTCGGATGCGTGGACGCCGACGGAGTCGCCGTGGCAACTGCCCGCGGGTTTGTCGGCATTCGCCCACTGTTCCGGGCGGCCGGGATCGTGGAGGGCGAGCATGTTGGCGGCGAGGGAGATGGCTTCACCGATGGATTCGGGGGCGAAGCCTTCGGCCAGGGCGTTGGCGGTGGCCTGTGCCGCTTCTTCCCGGGCGCCCTGGAAGATGGTGTTGGCGAGGGCGAGGGCCCAGGCGTCGTCACCGAGGTTTTGCCCGCGGGGCTTTTCGAGGAGTTTGTAGTCATCGAGCAGGCGGGGGAGTACTTCGCGGATGGGCGAGTGCTGATGGCCACGGACGTTCATGTCGTGCTCGACCTTGGTGCAATAGCGGATGGATTGGCGGAGGAGGCAGTGCCCCCATTCCTCGCCCGCGAGTTCCATGGTATCCCAGGCGCGCCAGGCGAGGACGACGCGATGGACGTCCACTTCGTCTTCCACGGCGAACTGGAGGTGATTGAAGGCCTCGCCAACGGGGCCGCTCGCGAGAGAAGCGAAGACGCGGTCGGCATGTTCGACGTCGCCGCTGCGGGAGGCCGTCTGGAGGTATTCGCCGGCGTGGGCGCCCGCCGGAATCGGATCGGCGGTCAGCGGGTGGAGTACTTCACTGGCACGCCCGCCGAATTCCTGGATGCGATTGGCGTTGCGATAGAGTACCTTGAGAACGGGGAGGGGCTGCTCGGCGATGGGGAGGGACCGGGCCATGTGCCACGCGGGGGCAAGGGCCATGAAGGTGTGGAAGCCGATATAGTCCTGTCCGCCGAAGGTGCGTGCGTTGGCGAGAGCCCCGGCGGCCACGAGGGACTTGAGGCTGGCGCCGGACTTGAGCTTCTCGATGAGGATGGCGTTGAGGCGTTCGGGCGGGGTTTCCCGCATGAGGGCGACAAGGGGTTCGAGTGCGCCAAAGTTGAGGGTTGACTCGATTTCTCCGGCGGCGGCGCTTGCCAGGCCCAAGTCGGCGGCGAGGGTGCTGCCCAAACCGGCAAGCAACATGCCTCGGCCTATGTTGCTCATGAATTCGCGGCGGGTGTTCTGGTGCATGAGGACGATCTCCATTGCCCTGGTGTGGGAGTCGGACCGCTGCCATGCTGTGCGGCAGGAAGAAAAAAGGAGCGACTCACGTGTCCTTTATCACAGTACACCCGCAGGGGGAGTCTGTCAATGGGGCTGCGAAACGAAATCAGGCAAATTGATCGCACCAACGTGGGT
This region includes:
- a CDS encoding long-chain-fatty-acid--CoA ligase, producing MMEEHKHVYSNLLTPLMFIERSSAVYPDKIAVIHGDQRYTYREFGNRINRQASALRKLGLHKGERVACLLPNIPAMLEAHFGILLAGGIIVPVNYRLAPAEIQYILEHSGAKVLLVDTEFYPLVAGIRENLPGLRHLIHVADDPAFPIPDTQDYEDFLATGAPDPVPWVVEDEYEEITINYTSGTTGRPKGVTYTHRGACINAWGEIIETAMTPDSCYLWSLPMFHCNGWCFTWGVTAIGATHVCHRKFEPGAAWKLIQQEGVTHFNGAPVVMIALVNHPDAPNRFQHPVTICTAGAPPSPTIIQTLTEMGAHILHLYGLTETYGPFTVCAWQPQWRTLSFQAQGRLLARQGVGYAIGGPTRVVDEHMNDVPPDGETLGEVVMQGNMVMKGYWNDPEATATAFRGGWFHSGDVGVMHPDGYIELRDRSKDVIISGGENISSIEVEQVLYRHPFVLECAVVGAPHEKWGETPKAYVTLKTGKELTQDALIAFCREHIAHYKAPTTVVFGPLPKTSTGKIQKFRLREKDWEGKEKRIQG
- a CDS encoding Gfo/Idh/MocA family oxidoreductase produces the protein MPFAIALNPKEFSMKSILGVCLAAVAAVAAPVLADDIKVGIIGLDTSHVIAFTKLLNDTTNPAYIPGAKVVAAFKGGSPDIESSHSRVEGYTAELEKDFGVKIVPTIEELCTLVDAVLLESVDGRPHLEQVKPVFAAGKPVFIDKPVAGSLKDAIEIYNLGKKHNVKWFSSSSYRYYDSMVALMKEDVGTIRGAISYGPSTLEPTHPDLFWYGVHAMEALYTALGTGCVSVVRTSTSDTDVVTGVWADGKVGTFRGLRNQASPHQVILFGTNKVASQNGSGDYAPLVREIVKFFQTGVVPIDPKETIELFAFMEAADESKRRGGAPVTLEEVMKANGGPIE